A single region of the Thermoanaerobacterium aotearoense genome encodes:
- a CDS encoding carbohydrate ABC transporter permease, which yields MEKTKKNMTILEIFGWILTLFVIFPVYIMVINSFKDRKEIFTNELSLPKALNFTYYIQAIQKMDFLTALGNSLFITVTSVVFIIVLSSMAAWVLERNKTTISNIIFYTFVATMLIPFQSVMIPLVQYLSKWQIPGTNFSLIDTRYGLIFMNIGFGIGMSTFLFHGFIKNVPLEMEEAATIDGCNKFQLFWRIVFPNLKPIIVTVAILNVISFWNDYLLPSLVLRSPNLRTIPLSTFFFFGEFTIEWNLALAGLVLTIIPVIIFYLFSQKYIIKGVMAGAIK from the coding sequence ATGGAGAAAACCAAAAAAAATATGACTATTTTAGAAATATTCGGTTGGATATTGACACTATTCGTTATATTTCCTGTCTACATCATGGTTATTAATTCTTTCAAAGATAGAAAAGAAATATTTACGAATGAATTAAGTCTACCTAAGGCCTTAAATTTCACATATTATATTCAGGCAATACAAAAGATGGATTTTTTGACTGCTTTGGGCAATTCTCTGTTTATAACAGTTACAAGTGTCGTGTTTATAATCGTGTTATCATCGATGGCGGCATGGGTTCTCGAAAGGAATAAAACGACTATTTCCAATATCATTTTTTATACATTTGTCGCAACAATGCTGATACCATTTCAATCTGTCATGATACCATTAGTGCAGTATCTAAGCAAGTGGCAGATTCCGGGGACGAATTTTTCGCTGATTGATACCAGATACGGGCTTATCTTTATGAATATAGGTTTTGGTATAGGTATGTCTACATTTTTGTTTCATGGATTTATTAAAAATGTTCCGCTTGAAATGGAGGAAGCTGCTACGATTGATGGATGCAATAAATTTCAATTGTTTTGGAGAATAGTTTTTCCTAACCTTAAACCTATTATTGTGACTGTGGCTATATTGAATGTTATATCATTCTGGAATGACTATTTGCTTCCGTCATTGGTTTTGCGGAGTCCTAATCTCAGAACTATTCCGCTGTCAACATTTTTCTTCTTTGGAGAGTTTACCATAGAGTGGAATTTGGCATTAGCAGGTTTAGTGCTGACGATAATACCGGTAATTATATTTTACCTGTTCTCACAGAAATACATTATTAAAGGTGTCATGGCTGGTGCAATAAAATAG
- a CDS encoding carbohydrate ABC transporter permease, which yields MKKNSSRLTFWLFLIPSLFIFINVVIIPFILGIIYSFTDWDGFTFFGSKFVAFNNYLKVFKDQNFLSAFLLTFRYAIIMVIVSNIIGFSLALLVTRKMRTRNILRSIFFMPNLIGGLILGFIWQFIFTKLFVQLGTVLHASNIFFNWINDPNMAFWSIVIVSAWQMSGYVMIIYIAGLESINPDIIEASLIDGAGPVRRLFNIILPLTVPSFTISLFITLSNSFKQYDTNLSLTNGGPYGTTELLTMNIVQTAYKHNQYAIAQSKAVVFFVVIMAITLVQVYLTKKREVEM from the coding sequence ATGAAAAAAAATAGCAGTAGATTGACGTTTTGGCTATTTTTGATACCATCGCTGTTTATCTTCATAAATGTAGTAATAATTCCTTTTATATTAGGCATAATTTATTCTTTTACAGATTGGGATGGGTTCACATTTTTTGGTTCAAAATTTGTAGCATTTAACAACTATTTAAAGGTATTTAAAGATCAAAATTTTTTAAGCGCATTTTTATTGACTTTTAGATATGCGATTATTATGGTAATAGTTTCAAATATAATTGGTTTTTCTTTAGCACTTCTCGTTACCAGAAAAATGAGAACCAGAAATATTTTAAGATCTATTTTCTTTATGCCTAATTTAATAGGCGGCTTGATATTAGGATTTATTTGGCAATTTATATTTACAAAACTATTTGTGCAGTTGGGAACTGTGTTACACGCCTCAAATATATTCTTCAACTGGATAAATGATCCTAATATGGCCTTTTGGAGCATTGTAATTGTGTCGGCGTGGCAAATGTCTGGGTACGTAATGATCATATATATTGCTGGATTAGAAAGCATTAACCCGGACATAATCGAAGCATCTCTTATTGATGGCGCAGGTCCTGTAAGAAGACTTTTTAACATAATACTGCCGCTTACTGTTCCTTCTTTTACTATAAGCCTTTTTATAACTTTATCAAATTCATTTAAGCAATATGACACAAATTTATCGCTTACTAATGGAGGACCTTATGGTACGACAGAATTATTGACGATGAATATAGTGCAGACGGCGTATAAGCACAATCAATATGCCATAGCTCAATCAAAAGCTGTTGTATTTTTTGTTGTAATAATGGCTATTACACTTGTACAGGTGTATTTAACGAAGAAAAGAGAGGTTGAGATGTGA
- a CDS encoding ABC transporter substrate-binding protein yields MKKILSLLISTILIAALVTGCSSSNNSKTSQNGTSSGQNSKITITVMQSKTEIQSDLQTIIDDYNKSQDKVEVKLLGTSGDNFATVLQSQFSASPEKAPTIFTIAGPDTPKFQPYMAEIKNSKAAEMLADGVKDDVTVDGKLYGLPSAVEGYGLIYNKNLFKEANIDPASITSIDALVNACEKLSKLNGVVKPIAFAKETYFSFIHPFNWAFAVDPNYKTDIEKLDKGQITMKDIPSVVQWIKDMDRIKPYTNSALDSYDDQVAGFASGKYAMIHQGDWVQSVLDQDKPNFDYGIIPFPTGGNTKLAVGTATAWRVNKYATPEQQKAAIEFLDWLITSDKGQEYSADTLKFIPAYKGVKAPKAPLAAEVAQYVDKGQIIPWVYNNYFPNGIDVDGSNVIQKYYAGLIKNDDQFLSELTNVWVQDAGK; encoded by the coding sequence ATGAAAAAAATACTGAGTTTGTTAATTTCGACGATCTTGATAGCTGCTTTAGTGACGGGGTGTTCATCAAGCAATAATAGCAAAACGAGTCAAAATGGTACATCTTCTGGTCAGAACAGCAAAATAACTATAACCGTTATGCAAAGTAAAACCGAAATACAGTCAGATCTTCAAACAATAATTGATGACTACAATAAATCACAGGATAAAGTAGAAGTAAAACTTTTGGGTACTTCAGGAGATAACTTTGCAACTGTTTTGCAGTCTCAGTTTTCTGCATCACCTGAAAAAGCACCTACAATATTTACTATTGCTGGACCAGATACTCCTAAATTTCAACCGTATATGGCTGAAATAAAAAATTCGAAAGCCGCTGAAATGTTGGCAGATGGAGTGAAAGATGATGTCACTGTTGATGGCAAATTATATGGTCTTCCTTCAGCAGTTGAAGGGTATGGTTTGATTTACAATAAAAATTTGTTTAAAGAGGCAAACATAGATCCAGCATCAATAACAAGCATTGATGCATTAGTTAATGCATGTGAAAAATTGTCGAAATTAAACGGTGTTGTTAAACCTATTGCTTTTGCGAAAGAGACGTACTTCTCATTTATACATCCTTTTAACTGGGCTTTCGCAGTTGATCCAAACTACAAGACTGACATAGAGAAGCTCGACAAAGGGCAAATCACTATGAAAGATATACCAAGTGTAGTCCAATGGATAAAAGACATGGACAGGATAAAACCATATACAAACAGTGCACTTGATTCATACGATGATCAAGTGGCGGGATTTGCAAGCGGCAAATATGCTATGATACATCAAGGCGACTGGGTACAATCAGTTTTGGATCAAGACAAACCTAATTTTGATTATGGAATTATTCCGTTCCCGACTGGTGGAAATACAAAATTGGCTGTTGGTACTGCTACTGCTTGGCGTGTAAATAAATATGCAACTCCAGAACAGCAAAAAGCTGCAATTGAATTTTTAGATTGGTTGATAACAAGCGATAAAGGACAAGAATATTCTGCAGATACTTTGAAGTTTATTCCAGCGTATAAAGGAGTAAAAGCTCCAAAGGCTCCACTGGCAGCGGAAGTTGCTCAGTATGTTGATAAAGGTCAAATTATTCCTTGGGTGTACAACAACTACTTCCCTAACGGAATAGATGTTGATGGTTCTAATGTAATTCAGAAATACTATGCTGGACTTATAAAAAATGACGATCAATTCTTGTCAGAATTGACAAATGTTTGGGTTCAAGATGCTGGCAAGTAA
- a CDS encoding LacI family DNA-binding transcriptional regulator, protein MANIDDVAKLANVSTATVSRVFNNSPYVSEKARESVLKAAKELGYEPSILARSLAMKKTNTIGLIVPDISNPYYSEVVRGIEDVCNIYKYNIILCNADNSRDKEIQYIDMLKSRWVDGIIFHSDYFSDEIYHIFKDRKIPLVLAGRATSYDIPYVVIDNRKAAYDATKYLISQGHKKIGVIHGDLNGMKETVDSVDRLYGFLDAMKEAGLKVYDELIKESNFKAKGGYMAAKEMLMGNVKPDAIFAFSDIMAMGAINAIFDAGLKCPEDVSVIGFDNLDLAEVTRPALATVAQPMYDIGAVAARMLIKIIDNKKISEKKVILKHRLIIRQSCIKRDAQKI, encoded by the coding sequence ATGGCAAATATAGATGATGTAGCAAAACTGGCAAATGTCTCAACAGCGACTGTTTCAAGGGTTTTTAATAATAGCCCATATGTCAGTGAAAAGGCAAGGGAAAGCGTATTAAAAGCAGCAAAAGAGCTTGGCTATGAGCCAAGCATATTAGCACGCAGTTTGGCAATGAAGAAGACAAATACTATAGGATTAATAGTTCCTGACATATCTAACCCATATTATAGTGAAGTTGTTCGAGGGATAGAAGATGTGTGCAATATATATAAGTACAACATAATTCTTTGTAATGCCGATAATTCAAGGGATAAAGAAATACAGTACATCGACATGCTGAAAAGTAGATGGGTAGATGGCATAATATTCCACAGTGATTATTTTTCTGATGAAATATACCATATTTTCAAAGATAGAAAAATACCATTAGTATTAGCCGGAAGAGCTACAAGCTATGATATACCGTATGTAGTAATAGACAATAGGAAAGCTGCTTACGATGCTACAAAGTACTTAATATCGCAGGGGCATAAAAAGATAGGTGTTATTCATGGTGATTTGAACGGTATGAAGGAAACTGTTGATAGTGTCGATAGACTTTATGGATTTCTTGATGCTATGAAAGAAGCTGGTCTTAAAGTGTATGATGAGCTGATAAAAGAAAGCAATTTTAAGGCAAAAGGGGGATATATGGCTGCAAAAGAAATGCTAATGGGCAATGTAAAACCAGATGCTATTTTTGCTTTCAGTGATATAATGGCTATGGGAGCTATTAACGCTATTTTTGATGCTGGTTTAAAATGTCCGGAAGATGTTTCGGTAATAGGATTTGATAATCTTGATTTGGCAGAGGTAACGAGGCCAGCTTTAGCTACAGTTGCACAGCCTATGTATGATATTGGTGCTGTTGCAGCTCGCATGCTGATAAAGATAATCGATAATAAAAAGATATCTGAGAAGAAGGTTATTTTAAAGCATAGATTGATTATTCGTCAATCTTGCATTAAAAGAGATGCACAAAAAATTTAA
- a CDS encoding carbohydrate ABC transporter permease, whose protein sequence is MTKVFRFVLYLVAIVYAAITLGPFIWSIITSLKPTSELDSLSVNLKNLTFSNYSMIVSQFPFLRWFFNSLIVAAAVTFGNLLFNSMAGYALARINFAGRNFLFIIVLALMMVPGQVVMVPTYILLSKLGWVNTYWGLTIPFLTSSFGIFLMRQFFLSIPKEMEEAATIDGLSKFRIFLQIVLPLSKPALTTQFIFMFTGNWNSFLWPSLLTTSDNMYTLPVGLNSFYGQYYQFWNQVMAGAILLTLPMILIFLIFQKQFVKGISTTGLK, encoded by the coding sequence ATGACTAAAGTATTTAGATTTGTTCTCTATTTGGTAGCCATAGTTTATGCTGCAATCACATTAGGGCCGTTTATTTGGTCTATAATAACTTCACTCAAACCTACAAGTGAATTAGATAGTTTAAGTGTCAATTTAAAAAATTTGACGTTTAGCAATTATAGTATGATTGTAAGCCAGTTTCCGTTTTTGAGATGGTTCTTTAATAGTTTGATCGTTGCTGCCGCAGTTACATTTGGAAATTTATTGTTTAATTCAATGGCTGGATATGCTCTTGCCAGAATTAATTTTGCAGGCCGCAATTTCTTGTTCATTATTGTGTTAGCGCTTATGATGGTTCCTGGGCAGGTTGTAATGGTGCCAACATATATCTTATTGAGCAAACTGGGCTGGGTGAATACGTATTGGGGACTCACAATACCGTTTTTAACCAGTAGTTTTGGTATATTTTTAATGAGGCAGTTCTTTTTATCTATTCCGAAGGAGATGGAAGAAGCTGCCACAATAGACGGTTTGTCTAAATTTAGGATTTTTCTACAAATAGTTTTGCCATTGTCAAAGCCTGCTCTTACAACACAGTTTATATTCATGTTTACAGGCAATTGGAACAGCTTTTTGTGGCCCAGCCTTTTGACGACCAGCGATAATATGTACACACTGCCAGTTGGATTAAATTCATTTTACGGGCAGTATTATCAATTTTGGAATCAAGTTATGGCAGGTGCTATACTTTTAACGTTGCCTATGATACTTATATTTCTCATTTTCCAAAAACAATTTGTCAAGGGGATTTCCACAACAGGCCTTAAATGA
- a CDS encoding carbohydrate ABC transporter permease, whose translation MKAHSISKKRYVNEAISGYAFMMPFVVSISVFIIGPLIYAFIISFKDFSYLNPSLSHWVGFKNYIGLLNDQTFKRALLNTTIYSLFVVPTQLFIALVLALVVDSDIKGKTFFRVAYYIPTVTSTVAVSVIFLYLFKADGLVNTILSKIGIHGQAWFNNVNFALPSIMMMAIWSSVGNYMVIFLAGLQDIPAELYEAAEVDGANKFQRFIKITLPLLRHVVFFNLVVSLIGTFQIFDQAYVVSGGSGGPLDATMTVVLDIYKTGFKDFNMGYASAMAFVLFLIILILTLLQRVLFKEEMY comes from the coding sequence ATGAAAGCTCATTCAATTTCAAAGAAAAGATATGTAAATGAAGCTATTTCGGGATACGCCTTTATGATGCCTTTTGTCGTTTCTATTTCTGTGTTTATTATTGGACCATTAATTTATGCATTTATAATAAGCTTTAAAGATTTTTCATACTTAAATCCTTCTTTGAGTCACTGGGTAGGATTTAAAAATTATATAGGTTTGTTAAACGATCAAACGTTTAAAAGGGCATTGCTTAACACAACGATATATTCATTGTTTGTGGTACCTACACAATTATTTATAGCATTAGTCCTTGCATTAGTCGTTGATTCTGATATTAAAGGGAAAACTTTTTTTAGGGTTGCGTATTATATACCTACTGTAACATCGACAGTTGCCGTATCAGTCATATTTTTGTATTTATTTAAAGCAGATGGATTAGTCAACACGATTCTGTCTAAAATCGGAATACATGGTCAGGCATGGTTTAACAATGTCAACTTTGCTTTGCCGTCAATCATGATGATGGCAATTTGGTCATCAGTTGGAAATTATATGGTGATATTCTTGGCAGGACTTCAAGACATCCCTGCGGAATTGTATGAAGCGGCAGAAGTAGATGGCGCAAATAAATTTCAACGATTTATAAAAATAACGCTTCCGTTGTTGAGGCACGTTGTGTTCTTCAATCTCGTAGTCTCGTTGATAGGTACGTTTCAAATCTTTGACCAGGCCTATGTTGTGTCAGGGGGAAGTGGAGGGCCACTTGATGCGACGATGACGGTGGTTCTTGACATATATAAAACAGGATTTAAAGATTTTAACATGGGTTACGCATCAGCTATGGCTTTTGTACTATTTCTGATTATTCTGATTTTAACACTATTGCAGCGAGTATTATTTAAAGAAGAAATGTATTAA
- a CDS encoding ABC transporter substrate-binding protein yields the protein MGKKFISIFVVTILLIAALLSGCSTKQNTASTNNNNKTNSVQKQDTSKPVTLKLGMWSSSPAETKIVNDQLAAFKKKYPNINVQIETIVGDYMQKLQTEIAANVAPDIFYLDSMPAPQLMSSGVLEPLDDYIKKYNVDVNDFEPSLLSAFQWEGKTYGLPKDYNTLALFYNKDMFNAAGISEPPKTWDELKADAQKLTKNGVKGLVLSSDLARFEAFMLQNGGSVYKDGKVTLNLPENAQALDFYTGLITKDKVADTPQNLGGGWNGDVFAAKKAAMAIEGGWMIPFLKDKDPNLNYGIAELPEGKQKATLAFTVAYVMNKNSKNKDDAFKLLEFLTGKEGQQFVVDSGLALPSRKSMEEGFRTKYPDRVAFIDGAAYSYPWQFGLLGTKVSDAANKASDSLIMKQAKNAQEALDNAQKQLGQ from the coding sequence ATGGGTAAAAAATTTATAAGCATTTTTGTTGTCACAATACTTTTGATAGCTGCTTTGCTTTCTGGATGTTCAACAAAACAAAACACTGCTTCCACCAACAACAATAATAAAACTAACTCTGTTCAGAAACAAGACACTTCAAAACCTGTAACTTTAAAACTTGGAATGTGGTCTTCTTCGCCTGCTGAAACGAAGATTGTAAATGACCAGTTAGCTGCATTTAAGAAAAAATATCCTAATATTAATGTACAAATTGAAACAATAGTAGGCGATTACATGCAGAAACTGCAAACAGAAATTGCTGCAAATGTAGCTCCAGACATTTTTTATCTTGATAGTATGCCTGCACCACAGCTTATGTCGTCAGGAGTTTTGGAACCATTAGATGATTATATTAAGAAATACAATGTAGATGTAAATGATTTCGAACCATCGTTGCTTTCAGCTTTTCAGTGGGAAGGAAAAACGTACGGTCTTCCGAAGGATTATAACACATTAGCGCTATTCTATAATAAAGACATGTTTAATGCTGCAGGTATTAGTGAGCCTCCAAAGACATGGGATGAATTAAAAGCAGATGCTCAAAAATTGACTAAGAATGGTGTAAAAGGCTTGGTTTTATCGTCAGATCTTGCAAGGTTCGAAGCTTTTATGCTTCAAAATGGTGGCTCAGTATATAAAGATGGTAAGGTGACTTTAAATCTTCCAGAAAATGCTCAAGCGCTTGATTTTTACACAGGGCTTATTACAAAGGACAAGGTAGCAGATACGCCACAGAATTTAGGTGGAGGATGGAATGGTGATGTATTTGCAGCTAAAAAAGCCGCAATGGCGATAGAGGGAGGATGGATGATACCATTTTTAAAGGATAAGGATCCAAACCTTAATTACGGAATAGCAGAGCTTCCTGAAGGCAAACAAAAGGCAACATTAGCTTTTACCGTTGCTTATGTAATGAATAAAAACAGCAAAAATAAAGATGATGCATTTAAATTATTGGAGTTTTTAACTGGAAAAGAAGGGCAACAATTTGTTGTTGATTCAGGTCTTGCTCTTCCATCAAGAAAGTCTATGGAAGAAGGATTTAGGACAAAATATCCAGATAGAGTAGCATTTATAGATGGCGCGGCTTATTCTTATCCATGGCAGTTTGGACTTCTTGGGACAAAAGTATCTGATGCTGCAAATAAAGCTTCAGATTCACTTATAATGAAGCAGGCAAAAAATGCTCAAGAAGCACTTGATAATGCGCAGAAGCAGCTTGGACAATGA
- a CDS encoding glycoside hydrolase family 65 protein: MAKFTFVDDINKLLSDDKWLILQERYDKKLNQRYETNFTLANGYMGLRGSFEEGSDDECPGNFIAGIFDKSEAQVRELVNVQNWVGIKVYVNGKNLNLDKCEILDFIRILDMKHGILFRGITLKDDSGMITRIEGYRFLSKHNVHRAAIKLFITPVNYNGAIAVESIIDGSVLNSKENPAYKTKHLRIVENTNFVNGGCYLETATRDDDTRIGTGFYVKVYRSDDGNNIVKHKRFAPLGEISSEYYEFDVTENKTVEVDKFVSTYTSRDISKEKIKSEVEKDVYNFASEGIDKELLKHIEIYEKLWNVADIKIEGDDEADKALRFNIFHLMSSVSESDYRVSIAAKALHGEGYKGHVFWDTEIFMLPFFIYVYPKAAKTLLMYRYNLLDAARQNAIRNGYKGAQYPWESADTGNEETPQWGVDYKGNPVRIWTGDIEYHITADIAFAVFEYYRATDDIDFMLKYGIEMILETARFWVSRCEYNSSLDRYEINDVIGPDEFHEHVNNNSYTNFLARWNIQKAIEFVEFLKKEYPSTYEMLTSKICLTEDELKNWGDIIPKIYIPFDKEKKILEQFEGYFKRKDYVIDKFDENNMPIWPDGVDITKLNDTQLVKQADVVMLMLLLGEEFDYETKKINYEYYQKRTMHKSSLGPSMYAIMGLKVGDYKNAYYSFLRSANVDLVDNQGNTKEGLHAASAGGTWQVAVFGFGGLYVDKEGALNINPWLPEKWRKLSYQIYWKGNLLQINIVKDNVDVKILESNGKKIKVKIKGKDVEVN, translated from the coding sequence GTGGCTAAATTTACATTTGTTGACGATATAAATAAATTATTAAGCGATGATAAATGGCTTATTTTACAGGAAAGATATGATAAAAAATTAAATCAGAGATATGAGACGAATTTCACGCTTGCAAATGGATATATGGGACTAAGAGGAAGCTTTGAAGAAGGCTCTGATGATGAATGTCCAGGCAACTTTATTGCTGGAATTTTTGATAAGTCAGAAGCTCAAGTAAGGGAATTGGTCAATGTACAAAATTGGGTTGGCATAAAAGTATATGTTAATGGCAAGAATCTAAATCTTGATAAATGCGAAATCTTAGATTTTATCAGAATTTTAGATATGAAACATGGAATCTTGTTTAGAGGCATTACATTAAAAGATGATTCTGGAATGATTACCCGCATAGAAGGATACAGATTTTTAAGCAAACATAACGTTCATCGAGCTGCCATAAAACTATTCATAACACCTGTGAATTATAATGGTGCCATTGCTGTAGAAAGCATAATAGATGGTTCTGTGTTGAATTCGAAAGAGAATCCAGCCTACAAGACAAAGCATTTACGCATTGTTGAAAATACTAACTTTGTCAATGGCGGTTGTTACCTTGAGACAGCCACAAGAGATGATGATACAAGGATTGGAACAGGCTTTTATGTAAAAGTTTATCGCAGTGATGATGGAAACAATATTGTAAAGCATAAAAGATTTGCTCCATTAGGTGAAATATCTTCAGAATACTATGAGTTTGATGTAACTGAAAATAAAACTGTCGAAGTAGATAAATTTGTTTCAACTTATACATCAAGGGATATATCAAAGGAAAAGATTAAAAGTGAAGTCGAAAAAGATGTTTACAATTTTGCTTCAGAGGGCATAGATAAAGAACTTTTAAAGCATATTGAGATATACGAGAAACTTTGGAATGTTGCAGATATTAAAATAGAGGGCGATGATGAGGCAGATAAAGCTTTGAGGTTCAATATATTTCATCTGATGAGCTCTGTCAGCGAAAGCGATTATAGGGTAAGCATTGCAGCAAAAGCTCTCCACGGTGAAGGGTACAAGGGTCATGTTTTTTGGGATACAGAAATATTTATGCTTCCATTTTTCATATACGTGTATCCAAAAGCAGCTAAGACACTTCTTATGTATAGATACAATCTTTTGGATGCAGCAAGGCAAAATGCCATACGAAATGGATATAAAGGAGCTCAATATCCATGGGAATCTGCTGATACAGGAAATGAAGAGACACCACAATGGGGTGTTGATTATAAAGGCAATCCTGTAAGAATATGGACAGGAGATATAGAGTACCATATAACTGCTGATATTGCTTTCGCTGTTTTTGAATACTATAGAGCTACAGATGATATAGATTTTATGCTTAAATACGGGATAGAAATGATATTAGAAACTGCCAGATTTTGGGTATCAAGATGTGAGTACAATAGTTCTCTAGATAGGTATGAAATAAATGATGTAATTGGACCTGATGAGTTTCATGAACATGTAAACAATAATTCATATACTAATTTTCTCGCGCGGTGGAATATTCAAAAAGCAATTGAATTCGTTGAGTTTTTGAAAAAGGAATATCCATCAACGTACGAAATGTTGACATCTAAGATTTGTTTGACAGAAGATGAACTGAAAAATTGGGGAGATATTATTCCTAAAATTTATATACCATTTGATAAAGAAAAAAAGATTTTAGAGCAGTTTGAAGGTTATTTTAAAAGAAAAGATTACGTAATAGATAAATTTGATGAGAATAATATGCCGATATGGCCTGACGGTGTAGATATTACAAAATTAAATGATACGCAGCTTGTAAAACAGGCTGATGTAGTGATGCTTATGCTGTTATTAGGTGAAGAATTTGATTATGAGACGAAAAAGATAAACTACGAATACTATCAGAAGAGAACAATGCATAAATCTTCGTTAGGTCCCAGCATGTATGCTATCATGGGACTGAAAGTTGGGGATTATAAGAACGCATATTATTCCTTCTTAAGGAGTGCTAATGTTGACCTTGTAGATAATCAAGGCAACACAAAAGAGGGTCTCCATGCTGCTTCTGCTGGAGGTACATGGCAAGTTGCCGTATTTGGATTTGGCGGTTTGTATGTGGACAAAGAGGGTGCCTTGAATATCAATCCATGGTTGCCAGAGAAATGGCGAAAGTTGTCATATCAAATTTATTGGAAAGGCAATTTGCTTCAAATCAATATTGTTAAAGATAACGTTGATGTAAAAATTCTCGAAAGCAATGGAAAGAAGATAAAAGTAAAAATAAAAGGAAAAGATGTTGAAGTTAATTAG
- a CDS encoding LacI family DNA-binding transcriptional regulator: MAVTIKDIAKYAGVSVTTVSRALNGYPDVSEETREKIKKIAEELNYSPNSIARGLVTNRTHTVGLVVSELIKPGAYHPFFLEILAGIKAGLRKDKYDLILYTVDPTSQDVTPYEKLCNDRKVDGAIVEGLKLSDPYIEEIKNTEIPTVLIDIPILNDKVGYVSSDNVQAAFEATSYLIKLGHKNIGFINGHNDAAVSFERLEGYKKALYKNNIPYKDEYVVFDDFTQDGGYNCFRKMIFENPEITAVFHASDLMAIGSLKAAQDLGMRVPDDVSIVGFDDIELSSLITPGLTTIRQENYKIGYMAARHLVSIIKGEKPRHIIIPHRLIIRQSAKKI, translated from the coding sequence CGGATGTAAGCGAAGAAACAAGAGAAAAAATCAAGAAGATAGCCGAAGAATTAAATTACTCTCCTAATTCTATTGCAAGAGGATTAGTGACCAATAGGACTCACACAGTTGGTCTGGTTGTTTCAGAACTTATTAAACCTGGTGCATACCATCCGTTTTTTTTGGAGATATTAGCAGGCATAAAGGCAGGTTTAAGAAAAGATAAGTATGATCTCATTTTGTATACAGTTGATCCGACTTCACAAGATGTGACGCCTTATGAAAAATTATGCAATGACAGAAAAGTTGATGGCGCAATTGTGGAAGGGCTAAAATTAAGCGATCCGTATATAGAGGAGATAAAAAACACAGAGATTCCAACTGTATTAATAGATATCCCTATATTAAATGATAAAGTAGGCTATGTAAGTTCAGATAACGTGCAAGCTGCTTTTGAGGCAACAAGCTATTTAATAAAATTGGGACACAAAAATATTGGTTTTATAAATGGGCATAATGATGCTGCAGTGAGTTTTGAAAGATTGGAAGGATATAAAAAAGCTCTTTACAAAAACAACATTCCTTATAAAGACGAATATGTTGTCTTTGATGATTTTACTCAAGATGGAGGATATAATTGTTTCAGAAAGATGATTTTTGAAAATCCTGAAATCACAGCAGTTTTTCATGCTTCAGATTTGATGGCCATAGGTTCATTAAAGGCTGCACAAGATCTTGGCATGCGGGTTCCTGACGATGTATCTATAGTTGGTTTTGATGATATTGAATTATCATCATTGATAACTCCAGGTTTGACAACAATAAGGCAGGAAAATTACAAAATAGGTTATATGGCGGCCAGACATCTTGTGTCGATAATAAAAGGCGAAAAACCGAGGCACATAATAATACCACATCGACTTATTATTAGGCAATCGGCAAAAAAAATATAA